The Novosphingobium aromaticivorans DSM 12444 genome segment CTGACGAGGCCTGCTTCCCGCACCGCATCGCGCCGCGTCGGCAAGCGTTCGGCAAAGGCGTACATGCCCGTCCAGCACGGCTGCGACCGTGCCGCCAGTGCCGTCGATGCCAGCGACAGGTCGTGCAGCGCGACGATCGCCGCGGCCTGCTCGGGCGGGATCGAGACCACGACCGCGTCGAATGGTCCGTCCTGCACTCGCTGTCCGCCGGATGCGTCGCCGGTCAGGAGCCAGCCTCCGTTCCTGTTGACCAGCCCGCGCACGTGCCAGCCGAATGTGACATCGTGTCGCTCCGCCATTTCGCGGATCACCGCGTTCATTCCCGGAACACCGACCCAGGCGCCGGTCCCCGCCGCCGGCCATGGCGCGGCCACGCCGCTTGCCGACCAGCGCGCGACTTGCGCCATGAATGCCGGGTCGCGGACTGTGAAGTACTGCGCGCCATGGTCGAAATGGGCATCGCCCAGCGGCGTTTCCATGCGGCGCGTCGACATGCGCCCGCCCGGTCCGCGCCCCTTGTCGAAGAGCGAGACCCTGTGACCTGCACGCACGAGATGGCTTGCGCAGGAAAGACCGGCCATGCCCGCGCCAACGATTGCAACATGCATCTGCATTTTCAGCCGTTTGAGCCCCGTCCCATCAACCCCGTCCCATCAGGGCCAGAACTTCCTTGCGGCTGCTCGCGTCATCGAGGAAGCAGCCGAGCATCCGGCTGGTAACCATGCCCACGCCGTGCGTCCTGACGCCGCGCCCGGTCATGCAGCCATGCTGCGCCTCGATCACCACCGCGACGCCGTGCGGCTTGAGATTGTCCCAGATGCATTGCGCCACTTCCGCGGTCAGCCGTTCCTGCACCTGCAGCCGCTGCGCAAATCCGTGCAGTACGCGGGCGAGCTTCGAGATGCCGACCACCCGGTCGCGGGGCAGGTAGGCGATCGATGCGGTCCCGGTGATCGGCGCCATGTGGTGTTCGCAGTGGCTCTGAAAGGGGATGTCGCGCAACAGCACGACTTCATCGTAGCCGCCGACTTCCTCGAACGTGCGGGACAGGTGAAGCCCCGGGTCCTGAGCATAGCCGCTGCAATATTCCCGCCAGGCCCGCGCCACGCGCTTGGGCGTGTCGAGCAGGCCTTCGCGCTCGGGCTGGTCGCCTGACCAGCGGATGAGGGTGCGGATCGCCTCCTCGACGTCGGCCGGCACCACGATCTTGCCGTCCTCGCCGATCACGTCGGCCATGCCGGACGACGCGGCGAGGGATGGGGAGAGCACGTTCATTGCGGCAAGGCTCCGGTGTGGCAATGTTGCGGGATGCCCTGCGGATGCGCCCCGCCCCGCTTCCTGCCAACACGGACCAAAGGGCACGCATTGGAATACCGGGAAAACGCACGTATATACGTCCCATGTCCATAGCCGAGATGATCGCTTCCAGTCCGACGGCCGCCGTCATCAGCAATCCGCGTTTGCCGGACAACCCGATCATTGCCTGCAATGACGCGTTCGTCGAACTGACCGGCTATGCGCGCGAGGAGATCATTGGCCGCAACTGCCGCTTCCTTCGCGGGAGCGGGACGGAAGACGACAAGGCACGCATCCTGCGCGACGGGATCTGGCGCAAGCAGCCGGTCATGGTCGAGATCGTCAACTACAAGAAGGATGGCACGCGTTTTCGCAACGCGGTCATGGTCGCGCCGATCTTCGATGCCGACGGCGAGGTCGAATACTTTCTCGGCTCTCAGGTCGAAATTGCCGAGGACCAGGGCCAGGCCAACGACGCGCGCCGCAATGGCGCTGCCGAGCGGGTCGAACGTCTCAGCCGCCGCCAGAAGGAAATTCTCGTGCTGATGGCAGCGGGCAAGCTCAACAAGCAGATCGCCTACGAACTGGGACTGAGCGAGCGCACGGTGAAGATGCATCGTTCCGCCGTGCTCAAGGGGCTCGACGTCAAGACCAGCGCCGACGCGATCCGCGTAGCCATCGAAGCTGGGTTCTAGGTCCTTTTTGCGGCCTCAGGCCGAAACCGTCAGGGCCTTGGCGCCTTCGATCCTGAACTCGCACCATACCCCATCGGGATCGAAATTCAGTTCCACCCCGTCGAGCCCCGGCTGCGGCATCAGCAGGCGCGTGCCCAGGCCTTCGCGATCAGGCGCTTTCACTTGCGGACCACCTTTTTCCGTCCAAAGCAGGAACAGTGTCGACCCGCCCGATCCGATGAACCAGCTTAATTCGACCCTGCCGCGCTCGTTTGACAGCGCGCCGTGCTTTATCGCGTTCGTGCAAAGTTCGTGCAGCGCCATGATGAGCGGGATGCAGCTGTCTGCCGGCAGGATGCATGGCTCGCCGCTCAGGCGGATGCGCCCGTCCCGGTCGAACGGGGCGACGGTCTGCCGCGCAAGCTGAGGTAATCGGCCCTCTGTTTCCGCGCCGATCTGGAGCAGGTCGCTGGCCTCGGCAAGGCCCTCGATGCGCAGCGAGAATTCCTTGTAGAAATCCATCGGTGAGGTGGCCTTGGGCCCGCGCGATGCGAGCGCCTGGATCAGCATGAGCATGTTGCGGACGCGGTGGCGCAGCTCTGTGTTGTAGCGTTGCTGTCGCTCGTTGACCTGGCCCAGCTCTCGCAGCACCCGGCGCAGCATGGTGCCAGTGCCGACGATCATGCCGGCCGACGTGGCGAAGAGGAGGAAGAATACCACGCGGACGGTGGTCACTTCGTGGAACCACGCGCCCCCGCCGAAAGTGCGCTGCGCGAAAAACGCGGTCACCAGTGCGAATATGGCCGCGAACCTTAGCTCCAGGACCAGCGCGGCGATAAGGATGCTTGGCCAGAACGTCAGGAACGGCAATCCCAGCGACCCGGTGTCGAGCGACATGCGCAAGGCGGTAGGCACGAGCAGAAGGCCGGCCATCCAGGCCAGCGAGGACACGGGTCCGCGATCACGCTCGATCAGGGCGCGAACGAATTGTCCACGTGCGCGTTTACCAGAATCCAAAACCCCTGCCTTCCCCCATGAGGCTCTTGCGCGGCTGCGACCCCGGACGCAATCGTTCTTTGGAGCGAGCCTAGGGCGAACCACTGCTCCGGCGCAAGGCAATTGCGGAAGGATCGCGCCAGAGTGGTTTCGGGTTAACCATAATGAAATGATGAGAAGGCGCCTTGCGCTGGTCTTGTCAGGCCACCTCGGGAATCCTGATCGGCTCGCGCGGCGTCAGGCGCAATGCGTCCGCCAGTTCGATGACATCGGCAATTGCCCGCGCCTCGTGAGGCAAAAGGCCCTGGAAGTCGGGCCGGAATGCGCGGCATGTCTGCAGAAGATTGACTGGAGAACGTTCCAGTTCGGAGCGATATTCGTCGAGCGTGCGGCATCCGTCGATCTCGCTCCACGGTACCCCGGTGGGCGATGGACGTTCGTGATAGGCCCAGAGCGCCAGCACTGCCCGCTCCACAGCCCGCCGGGCCTGGTCGACGATCGCAGCGCCGGAAGCGCGCGCCTTCAGGTTCTGGCGATAGCGGCGTTGTCGTTCTGCGTTGCTCAGGGGCATGTCGTGAATTTCTAGCGATTAACCAAGGCGGCGACAGCCCGTTACGTTACTTACGCTCGCGTAAACCATTGGGGGCGGGCGTGTTTGACCTCGATCAAGGAAAATTCGTATGTGTTGCATATGAAATGTCCGTCGGCCGCGCTTCCCTCTCGGGGATCGATTCGGGCCGGAAGGGAGAAGCGGACATGACACCTGAAGGAAACCGCGAGGACCGGGCGGCCGTGGACAAGGCGCTCCGCCGCGCGATTCCGCTGTTCGATGGCGATCTCGCCACGCGCGGATACGAGCTCAACGCGATGTGTTTTTCCTTCAACGAAAAAGCCAATCGCGAGGCCTTTCTGGCCGATGAAGAAGCCTATTGCCGCAAGTTCAACCTGACGCCGCAGCAACGCAAGGCCGTGGCCGATCGCGATGTGCTCGCGATGCTCGATGCGGGCGGGAACGTCTATTATCTGGCCAAGCTGGCCGGCATTTTCGGCCTTGGCGTGCAGGACCTGGGCGCATTGCAGACCGGCATGTCGGTCGCTGATTTCAAGGCCATGCTCGTGCGCTGGGCCGACAGTATTCCCAACAAGGAGAACGCGTGATGGCCAAGGTCATTGGCGGTTATTTCACCAGCCACGTCCCGGGCATTGGCGGCGCCATCGTTCGCGGCGATCAGGAAACGCCTTATTGGAAGCCGTTCTTCGATGGCTACCCGCCCATCCGCGAATGGCTGGTGGAGGCCCGGCCTGACGTCGCAATCGTCTTTTCCAACGACCACGGCCTCAACTTCTTCCTCGACAAGATGCCGACCTTTGCCGTCGGTGCGGCAGAGCGCTACGACAATGCCGACGAGGGCTGGGGCCTGCCGGTCTACAAGAGCTTCGCCGGTCACCCGGCGCTTTCCTGGCACCTGATCGACAGTCTGGTGCGTGACGAGTTCGACATCACAACCTGCCAGAAGATGCTGGTCGATCACGCGGTTTCGATCCCGTTCGAACTGATCTACCCGGGTGCGGAGAGCTGGCCGATCAAGCTCGTCCCGATCTCGATCAACACCGTGCAATATCCGCTGCCGAGTCCTAAGCGCTGCCTTGCGCTTGGCCGTGCGGTAGGTCGCGCGCTGCAATCCTGGGCCGGTGACGAACGTGTCCTGATTTGTGGTACCGGCGGGCTTTCGCATCAGCTGGACGGTCCACGCGCGGGTTTCATGAACCCGGACTACGACATGTTCTGCCTTGATAATCTTGCGGCCAATCCCGACGCCCTGACCGGCCATACCGCCGAGCAGGTAGCCGAGCTTGCCGGAACGCAGGGCGTCGAGATTCTCAACTGGATCGCGGCGCGCGGGGCAATGGGCGATGTGCCGCTGCACGAGGTCAGCCGGAACTACCATATCCCCATCAGCAATACTGCGGCCGCCAGCCTCCTCCTCGAGCCTGCCTGACGGCTCCGCCACATATGCTGGCCCCCCGCCTTTCTCGCGCTCGCGGGACGGGCGGGGGAGGGGGCGCTGGCCTCGCAGGCTGCGTCTACCCCGCTGTGCGACGTTTGGTGCGTGCCTTCTTTCGCGTGGTGGTCTCGGCCTTCGCGGCTGCCTTCGACTGAATGTCGGGCCAGGCATTCACAATGGCTGCCCGCACGAGTGCGCGGCCTTGCTGGTTCCGCGTCTCCGGATGGTCTGCCAGGTACTTCACCACCACGTCACGAACTTGGCCGGCCGTTGCATCCTCTGGCACTTTCGGGGGCTGGTCGAGGTAGCGCAGGCCGTCGAGTACGCCGATCACGTATGACAGGCACATGGCACGGTCGACCGGCGCCGAGGTCGAGCAGGCGTCGCGCAACTGGTTTCCGCTCATCCATTCGGCCCGCGCGGCTGTGGCGGACAGGCCAAGCGCAGCCGCCATGCCGATTCCAACAGCATTCCTGAACATTGCAACTCCCGTCTAGACGACGGGACAACACCCTGGACGCAGTTTCGATCCGGGATTTTGCCCGCCGAACCGGAGGCGGCGCATTTCACCCTTCCTGTTCGTTCACCGCCAACAGGGCCAGTTCGGTGCGGTTGTCGATGCCGAGCTTCTGGTACATCGTGTGGAGATAGACTTTCACGGTGCCCTCGCCGATGCCGAG includes the following:
- a CDS encoding NAD(P)/FAD-dependent oxidoreductase, which translates into the protein MHVAIVGAGMAGLSCASHLVRAGHRVSLFDKGRGPGGRMSTRRMETPLGDAHFDHGAQYFTVRDPAFMAQVARWSASGVAAPWPAAGTGAWVGVPGMNAVIREMAERHDVTFGWHVRGLVNRNGGWLLTGDASGGQRVQDGPFDAVVVSIPPEQAAAIVALHDLSLASTALAARSQPCWTGMYAFAERLPTRRDAVREAGLVSWAARNGAKPGRTGPETWVVQATPQWSADHIEDCADAVAGTLLSSLGEALGVDIAVPVVASAHRWRYAMSTGSDLGALWSATSRIGICGDWLLGPRVENAWLSGRTLAERMLASVPQAAA
- the folE gene encoding GTP cyclohydrolase I FolE, with translation MADVIGEDGKIVVPADVEEAIRTLIRWSGDQPEREGLLDTPKRVARAWREYCSGYAQDPGLHLSRTFEEVGGYDEVVLLRDIPFQSHCEHHMAPITGTASIAYLPRDRVVGISKLARVLHGFAQRLQVQERLTAEVAQCIWDNLKPHGVAVVIEAQHGCMTGRGVRTHGVGMVTSRMLGCFLDDASSRKEVLALMGRG
- a CDS encoding LuxR C-terminal-related transcriptional regulator; the protein is MSIAEMIASSPTAAVISNPRLPDNPIIACNDAFVELTGYAREEIIGRNCRFLRGSGTEDDKARILRDGIWRKQPVMVEIVNYKKDGTRFRNAVMVAPIFDADGEVEYFLGSQVEIAEDQGQANDARRNGAAERVERLSRRQKEILVLMAAGKLNKQIAYELGLSERTVKMHRSAVLKGLDVKTSADAIRVAIEAGF
- a CDS encoding sensor histidine kinase — encoded protein: MAGLLLVPTALRMSLDTGSLGLPFLTFWPSILIAALVLELRFAAIFALVTAFFAQRTFGGGAWFHEVTTVRVVFFLLFATSAGMIVGTGTMLRRVLRELGQVNERQQRYNTELRHRVRNMLMLIQALASRGPKATSPMDFYKEFSLRIEGLAEASDLLQIGAETEGRLPQLARQTVAPFDRDGRIRLSGEPCILPADSCIPLIMALHELCTNAIKHGALSNERGRVELSWFIGSGGSTLFLLWTEKGGPQVKAPDREGLGTRLLMPQPGLDGVELNFDPDGVWCEFRIEGAKALTVSA
- a CDS encoding protocatechuate 4,5-dioxygenase subunit alpha produces the protein MTPEGNREDRAAVDKALRRAIPLFDGDLATRGYELNAMCFSFNEKANREAFLADEEAYCRKFNLTPQQRKAVADRDVLAMLDAGGNVYYLAKLAGIFGLGVQDLGALQTGMSVADFKAMLVRWADSIPNKENA
- a CDS encoding class III extradiol dioxygenase family protein, translated to MAKVIGGYFTSHVPGIGGAIVRGDQETPYWKPFFDGYPPIREWLVEARPDVAIVFSNDHGLNFFLDKMPTFAVGAAERYDNADEGWGLPVYKSFAGHPALSWHLIDSLVRDEFDITTCQKMLVDHAVSIPFELIYPGAESWPIKLVPISINTVQYPLPSPKRCLALGRAVGRALQSWAGDERVLICGTGGLSHQLDGPRAGFMNPDYDMFCLDNLAANPDALTGHTAEQVAELAGTQGVEILNWIAARGAMGDVPLHEVSRNYHIPISNTAAASLLLEPA
- a CDS encoding Rap1a/Tai family immunity protein, coding for MFRNAVGIGMAAALGLSATAARAEWMSGNQLRDACSTSAPVDRAMCLSYVIGVLDGLRYLDQPPKVPEDATAGQVRDVVVKYLADHPETRNQQGRALVRAAIVNAWPDIQSKAAAKAETTTRKKARTKRRTAG